The Streptomyces sp. NBC_01197 genome window below encodes:
- a CDS encoding DUF485 domain-containing protein, whose translation MEKDDGLDAAEVRLDDPWYDALASGWGELDGTGVPAAVPAQAAPGRGRSAADIYLEVQSSAAFQEVRSRYRRFVAPAVCAFFAWYLAYVVMATAAPGLMARPVAGAVNVAMLAGLGQFLSTFMLTWAYTRHARLRRDRAALDLRWDTQELTRGISR comes from the coding sequence GTGGAGAAGGACGACGGGCTCGACGCCGCTGAGGTGCGGTTGGACGACCCCTGGTACGACGCGTTGGCCTCTGGCTGGGGCGAGTTGGACGGCACCGGTGTTCCCGCGGCCGTACCGGCGCAGGCCGCCCCGGGGCGGGGACGCAGCGCGGCCGACATCTATCTGGAAGTGCAGAGCAGCGCCGCCTTCCAGGAAGTGCGCAGCCGCTACCGGAGGTTCGTCGCCCCCGCGGTGTGCGCGTTCTTCGCCTGGTACCTCGCGTATGTCGTCATGGCCACGGCCGCACCCGGTCTCATGGCGCGCCCGGTGGCCGGAGCGGTGAATGTGGCGATGCTGGCGGGGCTCGGGCAGTTCCTCTCCACCTTCATGCTCACCTGGGCCTACACCCGTCACGCGCGGCTGCGCCGCGACCGGGCGGCACTCGATCTCCGCTGGGACACACAGGAATTGACACGAGGGATCAGCCGTTGA
- a CDS encoding response regulator, translated as MIDVLVVDDDFRVAEINAAYVGKVPGFRVAAHAHSAAQAMAALERERIDLVLLDHYLPDETGLSLVRRMRELGHHTDVIMVTAAGDVATVQAAMRHGALHYLVKPFTFSVLRSRLEGYAALRRTVSRVGGSGQCAGQEQVDRIFGALRTTGPAASSGLPSGHSVPTSDLIREVLTGARQPLSAHQVAARTGLSRSTAQRYLRQLEQTGRLRLTLKYGDTGRPEHRYAWAAPVSDGPGTGE; from the coding sequence ATGATTGATGTCCTGGTGGTCGATGACGACTTCCGTGTCGCTGAGATCAACGCTGCGTACGTGGGGAAGGTTCCCGGATTCCGCGTCGCGGCCCATGCGCACAGCGCCGCCCAGGCCATGGCAGCGCTGGAACGCGAACGCATCGATCTGGTCCTGCTCGACCACTACCTCCCGGACGAGACGGGGCTCTCACTGGTCCGGCGGATGCGGGAACTGGGCCACCACACCGACGTGATCATGGTGACAGCGGCCGGTGATGTGGCGACCGTGCAGGCCGCCATGCGCCATGGCGCCCTGCACTACCTGGTCAAGCCGTTCACCTTCTCGGTCCTACGTTCCCGGCTTGAGGGCTACGCGGCGCTGCGGCGCACCGTGAGCCGCGTCGGGGGCAGCGGGCAGTGTGCCGGACAGGAACAGGTCGACCGGATCTTCGGCGCGCTGCGGACCACCGGGCCCGCCGCGTCCTCGGGACTGCCGAGCGGGCACTCCGTACCGACATCCGACCTGATCCGCGAGGTCCTGACGGGCGCCAGGCAACCGCTGTCGGCGCACCAGGTCGCCGCGCGGACGGGGCTGAGCCGCTCCACGGCGCAGCGCTACCTGCGTCAGCTGGAGCAGACGGGGCGGCTCAGACTGACCCTCAAGTACGGAGACACGGGCCGGCCCGAGCATCGCTACGCCTGGGCCGCACCGGTATCAGACGGCCCCGGCACCGGTGAGTGA
- a CDS encoding ABC transporter substrate-binding protein, protein MRSISRVSAVAVTGVLALTALTGCGGGSPSEGKDAGKIKIMVGGLDKVIYLPAMLTQRLGYFKDEGLDVSLLTEPAGVQAETALVSGDVQGTVGFYDHTLDLQTKGKHVESVVQFSHAPGEVEVVSNKAAGSLTGPKDFKGKKLGVTGLGSSTDFLTKYLAVRAGGKSSDFTPVAVGAGQTFIAALKQGSIQGGMTTDPTVANIIDQKLGKVLVDMRTPEGSQAALGGPYPSSSLYMNADWVDGHKPAVQKLANAFVKTLKWMSSHSPEEIAAKMPADYAQGGKGLYAQSIKATLPMFTKDGVMPANGPETVEKVLKAFNPNLKNATVDLSKTYTTEFAKKAH, encoded by the coding sequence ATGCGCAGCATCAGCAGAGTTTCGGCAGTCGCGGTGACAGGTGTGCTCGCGCTGACCGCGCTCACCGGCTGCGGCGGCGGCTCCCCGAGTGAGGGCAAGGACGCCGGCAAGATCAAGATCATGGTGGGCGGCCTGGACAAGGTCATCTATCTGCCTGCGATGCTCACCCAGCGGCTCGGATACTTCAAGGACGAGGGCCTCGACGTCTCGCTGCTGACCGAGCCCGCGGGTGTCCAGGCCGAGACAGCGCTGGTCTCCGGGGACGTCCAGGGCACCGTCGGTTTCTACGACCACACGCTCGATCTCCAGACCAAGGGCAAGCACGTGGAGTCGGTGGTGCAGTTCTCGCATGCGCCCGGCGAGGTCGAGGTGGTATCCAACAAGGCCGCCGGATCCCTCACCGGACCCAAGGACTTCAAGGGCAAGAAGCTGGGTGTCACCGGCCTCGGTTCGTCCACCGACTTCCTCACCAAGTACCTGGCGGTCCGCGCGGGCGGAAAGAGCAGCGACTTCACACCTGTCGCCGTGGGCGCGGGGCAGACGTTCATCGCCGCGCTCAAACAGGGCTCGATCCAGGGCGGTATGACGACCGACCCGACGGTCGCGAACATCATCGACCAGAAGCTCGGCAAGGTACTCGTCGACATGCGCACCCCCGAGGGCTCGCAGGCGGCGCTCGGCGGCCCCTACCCCTCGTCCAGCCTCTACATGAACGCCGACTGGGTCGACGGCCACAAGCCGGCGGTGCAGAAGCTCGCCAACGCGTTCGTGAAGACCCTGAAATGGATGTCGTCGCACTCACCCGAGGAGATCGCGGCGAAGATGCCGGCGGACTACGCCCAGGGCGGCAAGGGCCTCTACGCGCAGTCGATCAAGGCGACACTGCCGATGTTCACCAAGGACGGTGTGATGCCCGCCAACGGCCCCGAGACGGTCGAGAAGGTGCTCAAGGCGTTCAACCCCAACCTCAAGAACGCCACGGTGGACCTGTCCAAGACGTACACGACGGAGTTCGCGAAGAAGGCCCACTGA
- a CDS encoding ABC transporter permease, producing the protein MPPETEPVPGATTTLSSVGPAVTPDKRTGRTEERQRAARNRRAVVYVSRALLLIAVVALWEILARAKVIDPFNFSMPSKIWDQIREWALHGTAQGSLWEQIWYTMYEALFGWVIGVVSGVVLGITLGRIRFLSDVLGPYIKVLNAIPRIVLAPVFLIWFGLGPASKVASAVVLVFFPVFFNAFQGAREVDRNLVANARILGASNRRVTFQVVIPSATSWIFTSLHVSFGFALIGAIVGEYIGATKGLGLLVSASQGTFNAAGVYAAMVILAIVALITEGLLTFAERRLFRWRPVEAGSER; encoded by the coding sequence ATGCCGCCTGAGACGGAGCCCGTGCCGGGCGCCACCACCACCCTGTCGTCCGTCGGCCCGGCGGTCACCCCCGACAAGAGGACCGGCCGGACCGAGGAGCGTCAGCGGGCCGCACGCAACCGCCGTGCGGTGGTGTACGTGAGCCGTGCGCTGCTGCTCATCGCGGTGGTCGCCCTCTGGGAGATACTGGCCCGCGCCAAGGTGATCGACCCCTTCAACTTCTCGATGCCGTCGAAGATCTGGGACCAGATACGGGAGTGGGCGCTGCACGGCACTGCCCAGGGATCTCTCTGGGAACAGATCTGGTACACGATGTACGAGGCGCTGTTCGGCTGGGTGATCGGTGTCGTCTCCGGTGTGGTCCTGGGCATCACCCTCGGCCGCATCCGGTTCCTCTCCGATGTGCTCGGCCCGTACATCAAGGTCCTCAACGCCATTCCGCGTATCGTGCTGGCGCCGGTCTTCCTCATCTGGTTCGGGCTCGGGCCGGCCTCGAAGGTCGCCTCCGCCGTCGTGCTGGTCTTCTTCCCCGTCTTCTTCAACGCCTTCCAGGGCGCCAGGGAGGTCGACCGCAACCTGGTCGCCAACGCCAGGATCCTCGGCGCGAGCAACCGGCGTGTCACCTTCCAGGTGGTCATTCCCTCCGCCACCTCCTGGATCTTCACCAGCCTTCATGTCAGCTTCGGCTTCGCCCTCATCGGCGCGATCGTCGGTGAGTACATCGGCGCGACCAAGGGCCTCGGACTGCTGGTGTCCGCCTCCCAGGGAACCTTCAACGCCGCCGGTGTGTACGCGGCGATGGTGATCCTCGCGATCGTCGCCCTGATCACCGAAGGCCTGCTCACCTTCGCCGAACGGCGGCTGTTCAGGTGGCGGCCGGTGGAGGCCGGGAGCGAGCGCTGA
- a CDS encoding solute symporter family protein, with protein sequence MTTEHQTLALLLFSVFVAATLAITTWVSRNRHGSAEEFYVGGRLFSPMENGFAIAGDYMSAASFLGISGLIALFGYDGMLYSVGFLVAWLVVLLLVAELVRNCGRFTLADVVAARMSEHPVRIAVGSSSVTVSVLYLVAQMVGAGSLVSLLLGGNSGAAQTWAVIGVGALMVIYVTLGGMRATTWIQIVKAVLLMTGSILLTVLVLVRFHGDFNQLLNSAAHRSGHGMKFLAPGLKYGGDWTSRIDFISLGLALVLGTAGLPHILSRFYTVPTARAARRSVVWSIGLIGGFYLMTIVLGFGAAALVGSDQVRASNPAGNTAVPLLALEVGGGAGSTGGTVLFAVVAAVAFATILAVVAGITLASSASVAHDLYATLRRGSAKQRSEVAVARVAAAGIGAVAIGLSLLAKDLNVAFLVGLAFAVAASANLPVLLFSLFWRNFTTRGAVWSVYGGLIPAVVLVVLSPVVSGSPTSLFPGMDFQFFPLENPGLLSIPLGFLAGWLGTVTSPEPPDAARHAEAEVRSLTGAGAV encoded by the coding sequence ATCACCACGGAGCACCAGACCCTGGCACTGCTGCTGTTCAGCGTCTTTGTCGCGGCAACTCTCGCGATCACGACCTGGGTGAGCCGTAACCGGCACGGTTCGGCAGAGGAGTTCTACGTCGGCGGGCGCCTCTTCTCCCCGATGGAGAACGGTTTCGCCATCGCCGGCGACTACATGTCGGCGGCGTCCTTCCTCGGTATCTCCGGGCTGATCGCGCTCTTCGGTTACGACGGCATGCTCTACTCGGTCGGCTTCCTCGTCGCCTGGCTGGTCGTTCTGCTTCTGGTGGCCGAACTGGTGCGTAACTGCGGCCGGTTCACGCTGGCCGATGTCGTGGCGGCCCGGATGAGTGAACACCCGGTGCGGATCGCGGTGGGCTCGTCGTCCGTCACGGTGTCGGTGCTCTATCTGGTGGCGCAGATGGTCGGCGCGGGGAGCCTCGTATCGCTCCTCCTGGGCGGGAACAGCGGCGCAGCTCAGACCTGGGCCGTGATCGGCGTCGGGGCGCTGATGGTGATCTATGTGACGCTCGGCGGGATGCGGGCCACCACCTGGATCCAGATCGTGAAAGCCGTCCTGCTGATGACAGGATCGATCCTGCTCACGGTTCTCGTCCTGGTGCGCTTCCACGGAGACTTCAACCAGCTGCTCAACTCCGCCGCGCACCGCAGCGGCCACGGCATGAAGTTCCTGGCCCCCGGACTCAAGTACGGCGGTGACTGGACCTCCCGCATCGACTTCATCAGCCTCGGTCTGGCCCTGGTACTCGGAACGGCCGGGCTGCCGCACATCCTGTCGCGCTTCTACACCGTGCCCACTGCCCGCGCAGCCCGCCGCTCCGTCGTCTGGTCGATCGGGCTCATCGGCGGCTTCTACCTGATGACGATCGTGCTCGGCTTCGGTGCGGCCGCGCTCGTCGGCTCCGACCAGGTACGGGCGTCGAACCCGGCGGGGAACACCGCGGTACCGCTGCTCGCTCTGGAGGTCGGCGGTGGAGCGGGCTCCACCGGAGGGACGGTCCTCTTCGCCGTGGTCGCCGCCGTCGCCTTCGCCACCATCCTCGCCGTCGTCGCAGGGATCACGCTGGCCTCGTCGGCCTCCGTCGCCCACGACCTCTACGCGACCCTCAGACGCGGCAGTGCCAAGCAGCGGAGCGAGGTGGCCGTCGCCCGGGTCGCGGCGGCCGGAATCGGCGCCGTGGCCATCGGACTCAGCCTGCTGGCTAAGGATCTGAACGTCGCGTTCCTGGTCGGGCTGGCCTTCGCCGTCGCGGCGTCGGCCAATCTCCCGGTGCTGCTCTTCTCGCTGTTCTGGCGGAACTTCACCACGCGCGGCGCGGTCTGGTCGGTGTATGGGGGACTCATCCCCGCGGTCGTCCTGGTGGTCCTCTCGCCGGTCGTCTCCGGGAGCCCCACCTCGCTCTTCCCCGGCATGGACTTCCAGTTCTTCCCCCTGGAGAATCCTGGCCTGCTCTCCATCCCCCTCGGTTTCCTCGCGGGATGGCTCGGTACGGTCACCTCGCCCGAACCGCCGGACGCCGCCCGGCACGCCGAGGCGGAAGTGCGGTCACTCACCGGTGCCGGGGCCGTCTGA
- a CDS encoding ABC transporter ATP-binding protein, which produces MSTDTSPAIELRGASKVFRTPSGVPHTAVRDLDLTVGRGEFVAVVGPTGCGKSTTLTLVSGLEEPTEGEVLVAGEPVRGIGDKVGFVFQQDACFPWRTVLSNVMAGPRFRGAPKAEAKEKAREWLARVGLASFEDRYPHQLSGGQRKRVALAATFVNDPEILLMDEPFSALDVQTRALMSDELLELCAGTGTSVVFVTHDLEESIALADRVVVMTAGPATVKQVFEIDLPRPRKVEAVRLEPRFIEIYREIWASLGEEVRITRERGAADAA; this is translated from the coding sequence ATGAGCACAGACACGAGCCCCGCCATTGAGCTGCGGGGCGCCAGCAAAGTGTTCCGGACCCCGTCGGGGGTGCCGCACACCGCGGTGCGGGACTTGGATCTCACCGTGGGGCGCGGTGAGTTCGTCGCGGTCGTCGGCCCCACGGGCTGCGGCAAGTCGACCACGCTGACCCTGGTCAGCGGCCTGGAGGAGCCCACCGAGGGCGAGGTGCTGGTGGCCGGTGAGCCGGTCCGTGGCATCGGCGACAAGGTCGGATTCGTCTTCCAGCAGGACGCCTGCTTCCCCTGGCGGACTGTCCTGTCCAATGTGATGGCGGGCCCGCGCTTCCGCGGCGCTCCGAAGGCCGAGGCCAAGGAGAAGGCCCGGGAGTGGCTGGCCCGCGTCGGCCTCGCCTCGTTCGAGGACCGCTACCCGCACCAGCTCTCCGGGGGCCAGCGCAAGCGGGTCGCGCTCGCCGCGACCTTTGTCAACGACCCCGAGATCCTGCTGATGGACGAGCCGTTCTCCGCGCTCGACGTCCAAACCAGGGCGCTGATGTCCGACGAACTCCTCGAACTCTGCGCGGGCACGGGCACTTCGGTCGTCTTCGTCACACACGACCTGGAGGAGTCCATCGCCCTCGCCGACCGGGTGGTGGTGATGACGGCCGGCCCGGCGACCGTCAAACAGGTCTTCGAGATCGACCTGCCCAGGCCCCGCAAGGTCGAGGCCGTGCGGCTCGAACCACGGTTCATCGAGATCTACCGCGAGATCTGGGCCTCGCTGGGCGAGGAAGTCCGTATCACCCGTGAGCGAGGTGCCGCTGATGCCGCCTGA